A window of Opitutales bacterium genomic DNA:
CTCGGTTGCCTGCTTGGCAACTTTTTCTCGATCGTTACTTTCATTGCCCAAGAGGAAAGCATGGAAATCATCGCAGTGCTTCAGCAGCTCGATTATGCCTTCGTTCCTGAGTTGATGGCTTCAACGTTCCACGCGATGGATCTACTTTTCTACGCAATAGCGACTTGGGCTGGATTCAAATACAGCTTCGCTCCTGTTCCCCTGGAAGAGGATCCGAGCGAAGTCTAATGGTTCGGAGAATCGAGATTTAAAATGGGCTACCGGACAGGACGTCTCGGTAGCCTTGTTGCATATGGGTTTCCAATTTGAGCGGGAGACTAAGATGCATGCTGAAGACAGGATTTTTGAAAATCCGCTGATTCCTAATCGAAAGTACCGAAAGCCTCAGTAATCGGATGAGCAGGCGGCGAGTTGACCAACAATGGTCGGGCGTTCAAACGACACAATTCGCGCTGATCGCTCTAGCCCTGGTATTCACCCAATGCCTGAGCCACTGCTGAAAAATCAGTCGGGGGCTCTGCAGTGAGGTCGAGCGCAGTTTTCGCCAATGGGTGCTGGAGCGTCAGCTGCCATGCGTGGAGCATAACTCGGGGTATTTGGAGACCGGACCATTGCTTCTCCTTAAATCCATAGGTGCTGTCTCCTAGAAGAGGATGACCCAGATGCTGCATGTGGACACGGATTTGGTGGGTACGTCCGGTGTGGATTTGGCATCGGATACGTGCAGCGTTGCTCCAATGCTGTAATACTATCCAATCCGTGTGGGCAAAGCGACCTGATGCCTGAATCGCCATGCGAGTGCGATGCACCGGGTGACGGCCAATAGGTTGTTGAACCGATCCGTGTTCACCTGCCGGTGTCCCCATGACAAGCGCTTGGTAGATTTTAGTCATACTCCGTTCGGAGAATTGCTCAACGAGTCCTTGGTAGGCTTTGTCAGTTTTAGCAACCACGATGATGCCTGTGGTTTCCTTATCGAGACGGTGCACGATGCCCGGACGCTCAGGTGATCCGATTTGCGAGAGCTTACCGGAACAATGGTGCAAGAGCGCGTGCACCAGGGTATCATTTCCCGTCCCGCTCCCTGGATGCGTCACCATGCCTACGGGCTTATTTACTGCCACCAGGTGATCGTCTTCGAAGATAATTTCCAGGGGGATGTCGACCGGCTCGATGGACTGTTCGACAGCAGCTAACCATGAGCCGGAAAGGAGGTCACCGGAGAACACTTTAGTCTTTCGCGACAAAACCGCGTCGTCGCGCTCGATCAAACCGGCATCCAGTGCTTTTTGGATTCGACTGCGAGACTGGTCCGGAAATGCGCGGGCAAGCACTTTGTCGACTCGCTCTCCTCGTGCGAGGCCCTGGGGCACCTCTAGCTCAAATGCGTCACCCGCGGCCATTTACAAGGCTGCTTGCATCGCAGCTATCTGATCGACAAAGGGTTGCTTGAAGGCGCCGGAGCATTCCGCAATCTCCCAGCCATTAAGGGCAAATTGCAATAGTTCCGCACGCGTGCAGCCCAAATCCATAGAAATGGCCGCGTATTCTTCATTGAGCGTATTCCCAAAGATCAGCGGATCGTCGGTGTTTATAGTACAGCGTACGCCAGCTTCAGAGAGCTTACGTATAGGGTGATCCTTCATGGTAGGAAACACATCCAGCTTGATGTTGCTGATGGGGCAGACATCGAGGGTGATATCCTCATCGGCGAGGCGCTGGACTACGGCAGGGTCTTCAATGGAACGCACGCCGTGTTCGATTCGCTTTACGCCCAATTTGTCCAAGGCATCAGTCACCCAAGCAGAGGGTCCAAATTCACCAGCATGGGCCTTGATGCGTTTACCCGCATCCACTGCCCGGCGAAAGTAAACTGGAGTCCATTCCTGAATAGGCGGCTGCTCAGGGCCGTGAAGGTCAATCCCCCAGAGTTTCTCGACTTTGATTAAGTCCTCCAGTGCGTTCACCACTTCAGGAGTTTGGTCGGTCCTCAACATTCCTGTGTAGACACGGACTTCCATACCTTCGGGTGCCGCATCTAAAATAGCGTCTACCACCTCCGCAGCGGACAAGTTCTGCCAGGCAATCATCCCTGAATGAAACGAAGTCTCGACGTATTTCACATTGTCTTCGGCACAGCGTTTGAAGACTGATTTGGCTGCTTCGTGGTAACGCTCAGCAGATGTAAAATAGGCGCTCCCGGGATCAACAATCTCGTCTTCGAATTCAGCAAATGACTTGTATTTGAAATCATCTGCCCAACTGCGTGGCTGTCCCGGCATGACCTCAGGAGCGACCTCATTTATGAGGCGCCAGTCGATCGCACCTTCTAAGTGAAGGTGGGTTTCAGTTTTTGGAATGCGGGCTATGAAGTCCGCCAGATCGGCATCGGGCTGATAAGGCATCCAGGGTGAATAGCCGTTATTGTGCCGCGGTCAAATACTCAGGGTTCAACTTATCTAATCCTTCGACCACAAACATCCCATCTTTGCGAATGAGGACGTCGTCAAAGTAGATGGACCCTCCACCCCAATCTGGTCGCTGGATCGAAACCATATCCCAATGCACTTGGGAGCGATTACCGTTATCCGCATCCTCGTAAGCCTGGCCTGGAGTAAAGTGGAAGGAGCCAGCAATTTTCTCGTCAAAGAGGATGTCACGCATCGGCTCTTTGATGTAGGGGTTAAAGGCGATAGCAAATTCTCCTATGTAACGCGCACCGGCGTCGCTATCCAGAATTTCGTTCAGCCGCTGCGTGTTGTTAGCCGTAGCCTCAACAATTTTCCCCTTCTTGAATTTAAGCGTGATGTTATCGAACGATACTCCCTGATAGACCGTAGGAGCGTTGAATTTGATTTCTCCCTCCACGCTTTCTTTAACGGGACAACTGAACACCTCACCATCTGGAATATTGTGCCGACCGCCGCAAGTGATGGCCGGGATATTCTTAATTGAAAAACGCAGGTCTACGCCCGGAGCGTCTATCCTTACTTTGTCTGTTTTGTCCATGAGCGCCTTAAGCGCGTTCATCCCAGGAATCATACGAGCATAATCCAGGGTACAGACCTGAAAGTAGAAATTTTCGAAGGCTTCGGTGCTCATTAAAGCTTGCTGTGCCATGGCAGCAGTCGGCCAGCGGAGCACACACCATTTCGTCTTTTTCACGCGCCACTCCAACACGGGTCGGAGTGCTTTCATCGCTCCTGACATTTTCTCTGCGGGCACATCGGAAGCCTCGAAAATATTGTTCGATCCTCGGAGAGCCAGATAGGCATCCATTTGTTTCATTTGCTCGAGCATCCAGGATTGAGCAACATCGAAGTCAGCCTCGTCGCCAGCACGGAAAATCTCTCGAGTCACTCGCTGATCGTGAAGATTTACATAGGGAACAGCCCCCTTCTCCCGCACGGCGCGCACCAAAGAAATGACAATCTCGCGGGGCACATCGTATGCGTCGATCAGGACACGTTCGCCAGATTTAATATCGATAGAGAATTCCGTAAGCCCCAAGGCTAATTTTTCGTATCGGGGGTCAATGAGCATAAAATAAAATACGGCAAGGCACCGTGTTAAACTAAGGGAGAACCAAGGAGCACCGTTCCTGCAGGCAACACTAGCCCAACGGTAAAACCCTAAGTAAAGCATGTGTTAGTAAGTTTTCAAATTTTACGTTATTTTTATTTTATGCCAGATTATATATGTCCCTGATGTTAAGCCCATTGAGCAAACATATGTCTGCCTCAGACTATCTATATCCTCAAAACACCGCAGCATTTTTGAGTGCGATTATCGAGCGTGGTCAGATCTACGGAAAACTGATTGGGCTAAGATTAGACGTGTAGAGTGATGGCGATAGTCATTGCTTGGCTTAAGCTTTGATCCGGACGACGGCAATCGCTCTTGCGATCACCCTACAAAACATACGTGTGCCTCGCACTTCTGGTCCCACCCTCGGTAAGTAGAAGCGGAAGCCTCCTACGATAGCAGCTCGTCACAACCCCCGGCGAATTTCGGAACCGCAGAAATTCACGCGCACACGATAGACGCGCTTTGTCCGGGTAAAAATCTCCCCGGTTTTCAGGTCAAACCGCTCCGGCAGATCCTCCTTTCGGATATCGATTGCCGCACTGAAACCACGTTCAGAAAAGACATCGATGAGCATCTGCAGGGCGAGACGGTCATTAAACACGGGATCTTCCGAGCTGATGTATGCCCTTCCTGAAATCGCATGTCGCTCTACGATCGGGATAAATTTCTCTTGGATCACCTCGACCACTCTTCGGAAAAGAGCTGTATGATTAAGCTCATAATCGTCGAGACGGTTGACCAACTCTTGGCGTGCATGCTTAACGATTTTCTCTACAGTCGGGATCTGGCTGACTCGGTCGAAGGTTTTTGGATCCAGCTCAAGAGATGACTGATATTTCAGCTCATCCACAATGCGCTGCTGCACCTCAGGAATAGCACCCTGAGCATTGATGAAGTGGTAGTGAAAGAGGCTTCTGAGTTCCTTGAGCGGCTCGAAAGTTTGCTCTTTAAAGACGCGATAGCGCTTTTGAGCCATAGCTTCGTCGGTATCAGTACTACGAATCTCAATCAATTCACCCTCCCCGGATGCCCGAACTTTCTCGTTGTGCTCAATCGCCTTCTGGCCGCGAGAAATCTGACGTTTCACTGCTTCTTTCTCGTCAACAAACAGCACCACAATATGAAATTGTGGCTTGGGATAGAGTGACTCCTTCGAGCTTCCAAGGTGACGTGAACGCTGCTCATTAAGCTTGGCGTAGAAAGTCTTGAGACACTGCACCTGGACAAAACTACGCGGAAATCCGTCGACGATGGTGCCTAGGTGGTAGTCAGGTTTTAGGAGCTCTTTAAAGAGTAATCCCAACACCTCTTTGTCGCCCACTAGGATACCGGCTTCTTTCTTAGCGCGTGCCTCGGGGCTATTGAGTAGATCACTGACAACAACGGGCGGTGTGGTGATATCCCGCAGCTCCATTATGAAATCAGTATTCGTTCCTTTACCTGAGCCCGGAGCTCCATTGAGCCAAATGATCTCACGTGGGAAACGCAGGTTGTCCTCACCAAATTCATCGACCAGCTCATTCCAAACAGCGTTGAAAATAAGGTTGGCATCTTTGACCTCGAGATCGTGATTTGAGGCTTGTTCCTTTTTCGGTTCTATACCGGCTTCGGTCGTCATCGTGTAAGTGAGGTAAAAAGGTTGGGGTTGAAAAACAAGCCCTATTGGAATGCACGCCTGATTTGGAAATTTCAGGCCTTATCCAGGCTACAAATTCGGGCGACGGCCGCCTCAAAGTCTTCGGCTCCCTCGAGGATATCGATTTCCAAGCGCAGGAAGTAAATCGGCAACCCCCAGTCTCTATTGGGATCGAGCCGCACTGCATCTTTCTCGGTGGTCATCACGCAGGCTGCACCCGCTTTCTTCGCCTCTTCGATCACGTCTAGAATCTCATCTTCAGAAAACCGGTGATGATCTATAAATCGCTTAGTGTAACGCAGCTCAGCTCCCAAATTAATCAAAAAAGACTCGAATGACTCCGGCGTCGCGATCCCACTAAACGCGGCGATGTGTTTGTGCTGAATCCAGTCTAGCGGAAATGCCTCAGTCTGGTTCAAGGAACTAATGTGCTGAGGTGCATGACGGCATTCGATCACGTCGACACCCGGGTTATAATTCTCAATGGTCGCACGTAGATCTCGATCTGGCTCACCATCGGATTTAGTAATGAAGACATAGGAAGCCCGTTTTATATGGTCGACCGGCTCACGGAGAATTCCCCGGGGAATGGTGTAGCTGTTACCAAAAGGGTTATTCTTGTCGATCAACAGGAGATTCAACCGGCCCTTAAGCGGCAGATATTGAAACCCATCATCGAGGATAAGCGTATCTACCCCATACCGCTTGATTGCATAAGCTCCTGCCTTCACACGATTTTTGTCTACGATCACGTGAACTCCAAAACGGAGTAAGTTGCGCGCCAACATATAGGGCTCATCGCCCGCTTCGTCCGAATCAAGATAGAGCCGTTCACCATCGCTCACGACTTTTGGGGGAGGGGCTTCAGCATGGGTAAGCCAACGTATCCACTTTCTATAGACCGGCTCTTTTTTACTTTTATAACCACGGCTGAGGATAGCGACCTTGCGGCCCTGCTCAGCAAGGCTTCGGGCAAAGCGTTCTACCACAGGAGTTTTCCCAGTGCCTCCCATAGTAATGTTTCCCACGACAACCACGAGGCAGCCCAATGGCTTAGTATGAAAAATGCGCTTTTCATAAAGCCAAGTGCGCAGGCGGACGATCAATGTAAATACTGTGGAGAGGGCCTTGAGAACAGCAGCCAAAACATCCACTGCTCCACCCTGCCGGCGGTCGTAAATGACGTCGGCAATGAACAGCTCAAATTCTGCGAGCCGCTGCTTCATACGCTTTCCCCGATTGGCATCCATAGTTTCGACTTCATGAATCAGTTCAAACTATACAAGCTGATCAAGGGTTTTCAGAAGATCTAACGGTTCTCGTATCAACCTACGTGCTGAATCGAACAGAGCTCCTTATACTGCGAGGAGATAGTCCGTCCCCGTCTCATAACCATGGACCTCAAGCCATTCTCGAATCTTTTCACGCACCCCACGATTCCGGACCCAAGTGACGATAAATGGCCGGGGCGATGCATCAGCCAGACAGACGTAAGGCCGCACGTCGATGCTTTGTTTCGACAACTTCTTTGGATCCAGATCGACCCAGTAGCTTGGCAGAATACCGCGAAGAGCAAGCTGAGCGGCATGACTGCGTGCGACGCGACCCGCAGACCAAAATACCAGTTCGCGTCCTGAATCTATGATGGGTTTCAAAAGAGGCTCAAGGTAACGGCAACGGACCGCTTCAAATGCCGTTCGGCTATAAGCGTGCGAAATGCGCGATGCACGTTGCGGTGGGTCATTCCAACGCAGGAGCACTTGTGGTAATTTTGCGAAACGAACTCCCTGCCCAAACAGCCTCAGCCATAGCTCATAATCTTCGGGCTCCTGCGACTCTGAGTAAGGGTGTGAATCCGTTAAAATTTCACGCCGCATCATTACACTAGGATGGGCCAACGGCGCATCCACGAAGCGATGAGCAAACATGTCTTGATGACTCTGCAAGCCGTTTACCCAGTCGACGTGATAGCTATACCCACCCTGGCGTGTCTCACTTCCCCCGTGCTCCACTCGGCTACTTAACACACCTAAATCTGGCCGGCTAAACAAACAGTCGAGCTGAAGCTTCAATCGTTCTGGATAGCACCAATCGTCGGCATCCATTCGGGCTATAAATGGCGCTTGAACCGTACTATATCCCGTATTCAAAGCCGCTCCGATCCCACGACCCTGGCTCTTGATCAGCCGAAAACGATTATCGCGCCGCGTATATGCTTCAGCGATCAATGGAGAATCGTCGCTGCTCGCGTCGTCGATCAGGCATGCGTTCCACTGCTCCATAGTCTGTCCTAAAAGACTGTCGAGCGCAGTTGCTAGGGTAGTTTCGGCGTTCTTGAATGGAAGCAGTATATCTACAAGCGGGTGAGCCATCACTCATCCAAATGGAGTGCCATCAGTCTTTGGCTATTCGCCTCCACAGAGAACGCGGTCTCCACCCAACTACGAGCCGCATGCACGACCTTACCTAAGCTATCAGTACGCAGAGCTTGATCAATGAGTCGCACCGCATCACCGGTCTCAGAGAAATCCGTAAGAAAACCAGTAGCCTGATCGATGACTGCTTCCAACACACCGGGTGCCGGCTGCGCAAATACGGGTAAGCCCACCGCCATGGCTTCCGGGATTACATTGGGCAATCCATCACGGTCACCATCGGTTGAAACGACGCCAGCAAAAAGAAAGGCATCTGAAGCAGTGTAACAGCTTTCTACCGCGGTATAATCCATACCACCGAGCAGGCTTATCCGCTCTTCCATATGGTTAGCTTTAATGTCCGCTTCTAGCCGCACACGCTCTGGACCGTCACCCACAATGGCGAGCGACCAGTCTAAACCTTGCCTCTCAGATTCCACAATTAAGTCGATGAGTCGATCGAACCCTTTCT
This region includes:
- a CDS encoding RluA family pseudouridine synthase, which produces MAAGDAFELEVPQGLARGERVDKVLARAFPDQSRSRIQKALDAGLIERDDAVLSRKTKVFSGDLLSGSWLAAVEQSIEPVDIPLEIIFEDDHLVAVNKPVGMVTHPGSGTGNDTLVHALLHHCSGKLSQIGSPERPGIVHRLDKETTGIIVVAKTDKAYQGLVEQFSERSMTKIYQALVMGTPAGEHGSVQQPIGRHPVHRTRMAIQASGRFAHTDWIVLQHWSNAARIRCQIHTGRTHQIRVHMQHLGHPLLGDSTYGFKEKQWSGLQIPRVMLHAWQLTLQHPLAKTALDLTAEPPTDFSAVAQALGEYQG
- a CDS encoding adenosine deaminase family protein, whose protein sequence is MPYQPDADLADFIARIPKTETHLHLEGAIDWRLINEVAPEVMPGQPRSWADDFKYKSFAEFEDEIVDPGSAYFTSAERYHEAAKSVFKRCAEDNVKYVETSFHSGMIAWQNLSAAEVVDAILDAAPEGMEVRVYTGMLRTDQTPEVVNALEDLIKVEKLWGIDLHGPEQPPIQEWTPVYFRRAVDAGKRIKAHAGEFGPSAWVTDALDKLGVKRIEHGVRSIEDPAVVQRLADEDITLDVCPISNIKLDVFPTMKDHPIRKLSEAGVRCTINTDDPLIFGNTLNEEYAAISMDLGCTRAELLQFALNGWEIAECSGAFKQPFVDQIAAMQAAL
- a CDS encoding aminopeptidase yields the protein MLIDPRYEKLALGLTEFSIDIKSGERVLIDAYDVPREIVISLVRAVREKGAVPYVNLHDQRVTREIFRAGDEADFDVAQSWMLEQMKQMDAYLALRGSNNIFEASDVPAEKMSGAMKALRPVLEWRVKKTKWCVLRWPTAAMAQQALMSTEAFENFYFQVCTLDYARMIPGMNALKALMDKTDKVRIDAPGVDLRFSIKNIPAITCGGRHNIPDGEVFSCPVKESVEGEIKFNAPTVYQGVSFDNITLKFKKGKIVEATANNTQRLNEILDSDAGARYIGEFAIAFNPYIKEPMRDILFDEKIAGSFHFTPGQAYEDADNGNRSQVHWDMVSIQRPDWGGGSIYFDDVLIRKDGMFVVEGLDKLNPEYLTAAQ
- a CDS encoding nucleoside monophosphate kinase, translated to MTTEAGIEPKKEQASNHDLEVKDANLIFNAVWNELVDEFGEDNLRFPREIIWLNGAPGSGKGTNTDFIMELRDITTPPVVVSDLLNSPEARAKKEAGILVGDKEVLGLLFKELLKPDYHLGTIVDGFPRSFVQVQCLKTFYAKLNEQRSRHLGSSKESLYPKPQFHIVVLFVDEKEAVKRQISRGQKAIEHNEKVRASGEGELIEIRSTDTDEAMAQKRYRVFKEQTFEPLKELRSLFHYHFINAQGAIPEVQQRIVDELKYQSSLELDPKTFDRVSQIPTVEKIVKHARQELVNRLDDYELNHTALFRRVVEVIQEKFIPIVERHAISGRAYISSEDPVFNDRLALQMLIDVFSERGFSAAIDIRKEDLPERFDLKTGEIFTRTKRVYRVRVNFCGSEIRRGL
- the lpxK gene encoding tetraacyldisaccharide 4'-kinase — encoded protein: MDANRGKRMKQRLAEFELFIADVIYDRRQGGAVDVLAAVLKALSTVFTLIVRLRTWLYEKRIFHTKPLGCLVVVVGNITMGGTGKTPVVERFARSLAEQGRKVAILSRGYKSKKEPVYRKWIRWLTHAEAPPPKVVSDGERLYLDSDEAGDEPYMLARNLLRFGVHVIVDKNRVKAGAYAIKRYGVDTLILDDGFQYLPLKGRLNLLLIDKNNPFGNSYTIPRGILREPVDHIKRASYVFITKSDGEPDRDLRATIENYNPGVDVIECRHAPQHISSLNQTEAFPLDWIQHKHIAAFSGIATPESFESFLINLGAELRYTKRFIDHHRFSEDEILDVIEEAKKAGAACVMTTEKDAVRLDPNRDWGLPIYFLRLEIDILEGAEDFEAAVARICSLDKA
- a CDS encoding glycosyltransferase family 2 protein codes for the protein MAHPLVDILLPFKNAETTLATALDSLLGQTMEQWNACLIDDASSDDSPLIAEAYTRRDNRFRLIKSQGRGIGAALNTGYSTVQAPFIARMDADDWCYPERLKLQLDCLFSRPDLGVLSSRVEHGGSETRQGGYSYHVDWVNGLQSHQDMFAHRFVDAPLAHPSVMMRREILTDSHPYSESQEPEDYELWLRLFGQGVRFAKLPQVLLRWNDPPQRASRISHAYSRTAFEAVRCRYLEPLLKPIIDSGRELVFWSAGRVARSHAAQLALRGILPSYWVDLDPKKLSKQSIDVRPYVCLADASPRPFIVTWVRNRGVREKIREWLEVHGYETGTDYLLAV